One genomic segment of Bacteroides caccae includes these proteins:
- a CDS encoding RNA polymerase sigma-70 factor has product MHVMEKTSVLAKLKQGDETSFTFVYDHYWRKVYRFSEIYLNDDEEIKEAVQEVFIKLWESRASINENKDIDGLLFIMTRNTIFDYFRKSLNKVTMKITALEVAEKIAISDETLEVKDLLEYIWKLVSLLPPRQQEVFIMSRKQQMTNKEIAEQLDISEKAVERNIYFALKFIKKNLNLFIFFITIP; this is encoded by the coding sequence ATGCACGTAATGGAGAAAACATCTGTTTTAGCAAAATTAAAACAAGGAGACGAAACCTCATTTACCTTTGTATATGATCATTATTGGCGGAAAGTATACAGATTTTCAGAGATTTATCTGAATGACGACGAGGAAATAAAAGAGGCAGTACAAGAGGTTTTTATCAAATTATGGGAATCGCGTGCATCAATCAACGAAAACAAAGACATAGACGGATTACTCTTTATTATGACTCGTAACACAATTTTTGATTACTTCCGCAAAAGTCTGAATAAGGTAACGATGAAAATTACTGCTCTTGAGGTTGCTGAGAAAATTGCTATATCTGATGAGACGCTCGAAGTTAAGGATCTACTGGAATATATATGGAAATTAGTTTCTTTACTTCCACCACGACAACAAGAGGTTTTTATCATGAGCAGGAAACAACAAATGACAAACAAAGAAATAGCAGAACAACTTGACATTAGCGAGAAGGCGGTAGAACGTAATATCTACTTTGCTTTAAAATTCATAAAAAAGAATTTGAACCTATTTATTTTCTTCATTACGATACCATAA
- a CDS encoding TonB-dependent receptor, translating to MEEKQQHGRWKYLMCIWFGIFCFPLIVIAAQGVIKVKGYFSEVQAIRQIEKNSNYVFFYDAADLDEVKRKNIDCQGTIEKVLSVVFEGSNVNYLVRGDEVVLKVNKQSVQQKGEKRVVTGVVTDAIDGEPLVGVNIVVKGQKSGTITDLNGRYSISVSGDKAVLVFSYIGYQKREAPVEDLGVVNVTMSGEQQTLNEVVVVGSGVQKKVSVTGAITNVKGDILRMPTSQLSTSFAGKLAGVIATTKTGEPGSGADFYIRGISTFGGRTTPLILLDDVEISVADLNYVPAENIESFSILKDASATAIYGARGANGVMIISTKGGDYNMKTKVNVSAENSFNIMSDFPEFVDGPRYMELYNEADLSRNPNKSKDQLLYSDRRIQLTRDGVNPYVYPNVDWQDVIFKKMTMTQRANINVSGGGTKVKYYMSLNVSHDSGLLNTEKAYSWNNNINIMNYTFQNNISYKLTPTTTIRMNMNAQIRQNKGPNINSADLFKMILTTTPVTFPATYPAQPGDTYIRYGSDYQSSDYLYPNPYAQMMTSYKEQNANTLNTVIKVEQDFGFVTKGLKANIWVNFKNWSSSSYNRSITPYLFRAVGYSEDSPLEYDLERIQEGADYIAQSDIARSSDQTFEFQGNISYNRQFGLHNVGGMLMYRQREYRSDVLPNRNQGVSGRFTYDYGQRYLAEINFGYNGTERLAKKKRFGFFPAMSLGWVISNEKFFEPLKNAVNNLKVRASYGLVGSDDLAQAGGSYYLYIDKLTDNKLDQIKWTFGESMNHTLGGPEIAYYANLDAVWEKAKKFDIGVDMTLFDHWNITIDYFYDKRYDIFMERQSWPNSLGYGKAKPWGNVGKMDNKGVEFSLNYHKNFSKDLGASFQANLTYNKNKLVYKDEPDYPTIWKSETGKPYSRLTGYISEGLFQSQEEIDNSPEQMVGNSTPKVGDIKYRDLNGDGKITEDDQCMISKYGSVPRLQYGFGGTINYKKFDFGIFFSGSALRSILINGLDPFLEGNRIPNKNVLKFIADNHWSVDNPNPNAEYPRLGLTTGDIGNNTVNSTYWLRNGSFLRLKNLEIGYKIPYGRIYVSGANLLRFSPFDLWDPELSSWNSYPLQRTVNVGLQLNF from the coding sequence ATGGAAGAAAAGCAGCAGCATGGCAGGTGGAAGTACCTCATGTGCATTTGGTTTGGAATCTTTTGTTTCCCATTGATTGTAATAGCAGCACAGGGAGTCATAAAGGTGAAAGGGTATTTTAGTGAAGTACAAGCTATCCGTCAGATCGAAAAAAACAGTAATTATGTGTTTTTTTACGATGCAGCGGATTTGGATGAAGTAAAGCGCAAAAACATTGACTGCCAAGGTACGATTGAAAAAGTATTGTCAGTTGTATTTGAAGGGAGTAATGTTAACTATTTAGTCCGGGGAGACGAAGTTGTACTGAAAGTGAATAAACAGAGTGTACAGCAGAAAGGAGAGAAAAGAGTCGTCACAGGTGTGGTTACAGATGCCATAGACGGCGAGCCGTTGGTAGGTGTGAACATTGTTGTGAAAGGTCAGAAAAGTGGAACTATCACGGATTTGAATGGTAGATATTCTATTTCTGTGAGCGGAGACAAAGCCGTACTGGTCTTCTCGTACATCGGTTACCAGAAACGTGAAGCTCCGGTAGAAGATTTAGGGGTGGTTAATGTCACGATGTCCGGAGAACAGCAGACGTTGAACGAGGTCGTTGTTGTAGGTTCCGGAGTACAAAAGAAAGTGAGTGTGACAGGGGCTATTACAAATGTGAAAGGAGATATTTTACGAATGCCGACTTCACAATTAAGTACTTCGTTTGCCGGTAAGCTGGCAGGTGTGATTGCTACCACTAAAACAGGAGAGCCGGGTTCTGGGGCTGATTTTTATATTCGCGGTATTTCTACTTTTGGCGGGCGTACAACACCGCTTATATTATTGGACGATGTAGAAATTTCAGTAGCTGATCTGAACTATGTGCCGGCGGAAAATATCGAGAGTTTCTCCATTTTAAAAGATGCTTCTGCAACTGCAATTTATGGTGCACGCGGTGCAAATGGTGTAATGATAATCTCGACAAAGGGAGGTGATTACAATATGAAGACGAAAGTTAATGTTAGTGCGGAGAACTCTTTCAATATCATGTCCGATTTTCCTGAGTTTGTAGATGGTCCCAGATATATGGAACTTTACAATGAAGCTGACCTGTCGAGAAATCCGAATAAATCGAAAGATCAATTATTGTATTCGGACAGACGGATCCAGTTGACCCGTGACGGGGTAAATCCTTATGTATATCCGAATGTGGATTGGCAGGATGTCATTTTCAAAAAGATGACAATGACGCAGCGTGCCAATATCAATGTATCGGGAGGAGGTACAAAAGTGAAGTATTATATGAGCTTGAATGTCAGCCACGATAGTGGTTTGCTGAATACGGAGAAAGCTTATTCGTGGAACAATAATATTAATATCATGAATTATACGTTCCAGAATAATATCTCCTATAAGTTGACCCCCACAACGACAATCAGGATGAATATGAATGCTCAGATCCGTCAGAACAAAGGGCCTAATATCAATAGTGCTGATTTGTTTAAAATGATTCTGACGACTACTCCGGTAACTTTCCCTGCAACTTATCCTGCGCAACCGGGTGATACGTATATCCGCTATGGGTCTGATTATCAGAGTTCGGACTATCTTTATCCTAATCCTTATGCGCAGATGATGACTTCTTATAAGGAGCAGAATGCGAATACATTGAATACAGTCATTAAAGTGGAGCAGGATTTTGGGTTTGTAACAAAAGGATTGAAGGCAAATATTTGGGTAAACTTTAAAAACTGGTCCAGCAGTTCCTACAATCGTTCCATTACTCCTTATCTTTTCAGAGCTGTGGGATACAGTGAAGATAGTCCGTTGGAATATGACTTGGAACGTATTCAGGAAGGTGCAGACTATATAGCACAGTCGGATATTGCCAGAAGTTCGGATCAGACATTTGAATTTCAGGGAAATATCAGTTATAATCGTCAATTTGGTTTGCACAATGTCGGAGGTATGTTGATGTACCGGCAAAGGGAATACAGAAGTGATGTGCTTCCTAATCGTAATCAAGGAGTCTCAGGACGTTTCACATATGATTACGGACAACGTTATCTGGCTGAAATCAACTTCGGTTATAACGGTACGGAACGTCTTGCCAAGAAGAAGCGTTTCGGTTTCTTCCCGGCAATGTCTTTAGGATGGGTTATCAGTAATGAGAAGTTCTTTGAACCTTTGAAAAATGCGGTGAATAATCTGAAAGTGAGAGCCTCTTATGGATTGGTAGGTAGCGATGATCTGGCACAAGCGGGCGGAAGCTATTATTTATATATTGATAAGCTGACGGATAATAAATTGGATCAGATAAAGTGGACATTTGGAGAGAGTATGAATCACACATTGGGAGGTCCGGAGATTGCCTATTATGCAAATCTGGATGCTGTGTGGGAAAAAGCGAAGAAATTTGATATTGGCGTAGATATGACTTTGTTTGACCACTGGAATATAACAATAGACTATTTCTATGACAAACGTTACGATATATTTATGGAACGTCAGTCTTGGCCTAATTCTTTGGGTTATGGTAAAGCAAAACCTTGGGGAAATGTCGGTAAAATGGATAATAAGGGTGTGGAGTTCAGCCTTAATTATCATAAGAATTTCTCTAAAGATTTGGGGGCTAGTTTTCAGGCTAACCTGACATATAATAAAAATAAGTTGGTTTATAAAGACGAACCGGATTATCCTACTATTTGGAAGTCGGAAACAGGAAAACCATATTCCAGATTGACCGGATATATTTCGGAAGGACTGTTCCAGAGCCAGGAGGAGATAGATAACAGCCCGGAACAGATGGTAGGAAATAGCACTCCGAAGGTCGGTGATATCAAATACCGTGATTTGAATGGTGATGGAAAAATAACGGAAGACGACCAATGTATGATTTCCAAGTACGGTTCTGTTCCACGTTTGCAATATGGTTTCGGTGGTACCATTAATTATAAAAAATTCGACTTTGGTATTTTCTTCAGTGGTTCGGCATTGCGTTCCATTCTGATCAATGGTTTGGACCCCTTCCTTGAAGGGAATCGTATACCGAATAAGAATGTGTTGAAATTTATTGCAGATAATCACTGGTCGGTAGATAATCCGAATCCGAATGCCGAATATCCGCGTTTGGGATTGACGACCGGTGATATAGGTAATAATACGGTCAACAGTACTTATTGGTTGCGTAATGGTTCTTTCCTGCGTCTGAAGAATCTGGAAATCGGTTATAAAATTCCGTATGGGCGTATTTATGTCAGTGGTGCGAATCTGCTTCGTTTCAGCCCGTTTGATTTGTGGGATCCGGAATTGAGCAGTTGGAATAGCTATCCGTTGCAACGTACGGTCAATGTAGGTTTACAACTTAATTTCTAA
- a CDS encoding RagB/SusD family nutrient uptake outer membrane protein: MNILKNIVRVGLIVTALSFNLVSCDYLDVVPPEQAGLQDATKTRKSTLGFLFTCYAGLQEDDSPIGHTSALNGSTDEFALPIEWRNDSGAFWDDYAYNLVSAANPDGLWGNYYKYIGQCYLFLRQVENNPGETLLQEWLPGEKEQWLAEAHFLIAYYHFALLRKYGPIPVVTEYVPQSTPSSEFGGRCHYDYCVNWIAYQLDLAAQNLPPTREGTEWGRATSTMAKALKARVLMYAASPLWNGQFPFSSWKNKVNTPGDKDFFVGDDAKYKESIGRDDYGIELVSSSYNEKKWERAMEACQKALDFALNEGGCRLYGTEASDMTLYQTELGNNDKWLPYVPGKEDNNIQENREFKERVMMLRYMVASRYPHNKELIWGLTGKNINSRIQGRIPAHIFQTGNKTSWAGGFSAISPTLYTIEHFYTEDGVLPEEAASTGDFASRAEWFQKAGIAGNNREDIIKLCVNREPRFYAWMAFDGGDYGSKLLKASSGDAGSPCVLNMKTAAGHGYDLTRSPRNYNVTGFMTQKYVNPTAQFVFDGGAFQAGDTKPIPLIRLAELYLNLAECQANVGGANLANALANLKEVRDRAGVPTTTTVPEQSKLIEMIHNERFIEFWNEGHRYHDVRRWAEGQKYFGAKREGLNAMVKDVPFEKFNVRTTIDQPFRWNDRLYLAPIQNAEVYKNPQMVQAYGY; this comes from the coding sequence ATGAATATTCTGAAAAATATAGTTCGAGTGGGTCTGATTGTGACTGCTCTTTCATTTAATTTAGTTTCTTGTGATTATCTGGATGTAGTTCCGCCTGAACAAGCAGGGCTACAGGATGCCACAAAGACCCGGAAAAGTACTTTAGGATTTCTGTTCACTTGTTATGCAGGACTTCAGGAAGATGATTCTCCTATTGGTCACACAAGTGCTCTTAATGGTTCCACAGATGAGTTTGCACTGCCGATAGAATGGCGGAACGATAGTGGAGCTTTTTGGGATGATTATGCATATAATTTAGTCTCGGCAGCCAATCCGGATGGACTTTGGGGTAATTATTATAAGTATATTGGTCAATGCTATCTTTTTTTACGTCAGGTCGAAAATAATCCCGGTGAAACCTTATTGCAGGAATGGTTACCGGGTGAAAAAGAACAGTGGTTGGCCGAAGCTCATTTTTTAATTGCTTATTATCATTTTGCATTACTGAGAAAATACGGTCCTATACCTGTTGTTACGGAATATGTACCTCAGAGTACTCCCTCTTCCGAGTTTGGTGGAAGATGTCATTATGATTATTGTGTTAACTGGATTGCATATCAACTTGATCTGGCAGCACAGAATTTGCCGCCGACCCGTGAGGGAACAGAATGGGGACGTGCTACTTCTACGATGGCTAAAGCTTTGAAAGCTCGTGTACTGATGTATGCTGCTTCTCCTCTTTGGAATGGTCAATTCCCTTTTTCTTCATGGAAGAATAAAGTGAATACTCCCGGGGATAAAGATTTTTTTGTAGGTGATGATGCTAAATATAAAGAATCTATCGGACGGGATGATTATGGCATTGAACTGGTAAGCAGCAGTTATAATGAGAAAAAATGGGAAAGAGCGATGGAGGCCTGTCAGAAGGCATTGGATTTTGCGCTTAATGAGGGTGGATGCCGTCTTTATGGAACGGAAGCTTCTGATATGACATTGTATCAGACAGAACTGGGAAATAATGATAAGTGGTTACCTTATGTGCCGGGAAAGGAGGATAATAATATTCAGGAGAACAGAGAGTTCAAAGAAAGAGTAATGATGCTTCGTTATATGGTTGCTTCCCGCTATCCGCATAATAAGGAATTAATCTGGGGGCTAACCGGTAAGAATATTAATTCAAGAATACAGGGACGTATACCGGCGCATATATTCCAAACAGGCAATAAGACTTCTTGGGCAGGGGGATTTTCAGCTATTTCTCCGACGCTATATACCATTGAACATTTCTATACGGAAGATGGTGTGTTGCCTGAAGAGGCCGCTTCAACAGGCGATTTTGCTTCAAGAGCAGAATGGTTCCAAAAAGCAGGAATAGCAGGAAACAACAGAGAGGATATTATTAAACTTTGTGTGAACCGTGAACCGCGTTTTTACGCATGGATGGCGTTCGATGGTGGTGATTACGGTTCAAAGTTGTTGAAGGCCAGCAGTGGCGATGCAGGTTCGCCATGCGTTTTGAACATGAAGACTGCTGCAGGACATGGATACGACCTTACCAGAAGTCCGCGTAACTATAATGTTACAGGATTTATGACCCAAAAATATGTAAATCCGACAGCTCAATTTGTATTCGATGGTGGAGCTTTCCAGGCTGGAGATACCAAACCGATACCTCTTATACGTTTGGCAGAATTGTATCTGAATCTGGCGGAATGTCAGGCGAACGTAGGTGGTGCCAATCTGGCAAATGCTTTAGCCAACTTGAAGGAGGTTCGTGACCGTGCCGGTGTTCCCACGACTACGACTGTACCGGAACAGAGTAAATTAATTGAAATGATTCATAATGAGCGATTTATTGAGTTCTGGAATGAAGGCCATCGTTATCATGATGTGCGTCGTTGGGCGGAAGGTCAGAAATACTTTGGTGCTAAACGTGAGGGGTTGAACGCAATGGTGAAAGATGTACCGTTTGAAAAATTTAATGTAAGGACTACTATTGACCAGCCTTTCAGATGGAACGACCGTTTATATCTGGCTCCTATTCAGAATGCCGAAGTGTATAAAAACCCGCAAATGGTTCAGGCATACGGTTACTAA
- a CDS encoding IS1182 family transposase, whose amino-acid sequence MTKIHFRPYNSNQTVLFPQRIDEDIAEHDPVRMVDALVESLNLESFRKLYKECGRSPYHPRMMLKVILYAYMNNVYSCRKIEKLLHRDIHYIWLAGYEKPDFITINRFRNRVKKEINEVFTQTVLLLSSKGFIRLNVEYIDGTKIESKANKYTFVWRKTVERNCERLMKKIHVLLGQIDDVIAQENSSESNEEIEFTPAMLTEMAGELRKALEQVPEPSTKEEKTALKKKRKQLKELEEHRDKLQEYDNRLNTLQDRNSYSKTDKDATFMRMKEDAMRNGQTKPGYNLQIGTENQFITDFALFPNPTDTLTMIPFLQSFSSRYDRLAHTVVADSGYGSEENYRFMSENGMAGYVKYNYFHMEQRPRFKPDPFRAENFYYNEEQDFCICPMGQKMQRIGTRHVKTASGYVSENATYRAIRCEGCPLRCRCFKAKGNRTIELNHRLRRYKQKAKELLCSEEGLKHRGQRCIEPEAVFGQMKNNMNYKRFRHFGKDKVFMDFSFFAIAFNIKKMCAKMTKEGMDWLIRPFYELTVALFRCCEHINQRNPQNIAA is encoded by the coding sequence ATGACAAAGATACATTTTCGTCCTTATAATTCCAACCAAACAGTGCTTTTTCCTCAAAGAATTGACGAGGATATTGCAGAGCATGATCCAGTTCGGATGGTTGACGCTCTGGTTGAGAGCCTGAACCTTGAAAGTTTCAGGAAGTTGTATAAGGAATGCGGCCGCAGCCCTTACCATCCCAGGATGATGCTCAAGGTCATTCTCTATGCCTATATGAACAACGTCTATTCCTGCCGGAAAATTGAAAAGCTCCTTCATCGTGACATCCATTATATCTGGCTTGCCGGATATGAGAAACCTGATTTCATTACCATCAACCGTTTCCGCAACCGGGTGAAAAAGGAAATCAACGAGGTATTTACCCAAACCGTACTCCTTCTCTCTTCCAAAGGCTTCATCAGGCTGAATGTGGAATACATTGACGGGACAAAGATTGAGTCCAAAGCCAATAAGTATACTTTCGTCTGGCGAAAAACGGTTGAGCGGAACTGTGAACGCCTGATGAAGAAGATACATGTCCTGTTAGGGCAGATAGACGATGTCATCGCCCAGGAGAACTCATCGGAAAGCAATGAGGAGATTGAGTTCACTCCGGCCATGCTGACTGAGATGGCTGGAGAATTGCGGAAAGCACTTGAACAGGTTCCTGAGCCCTCCACGAAAGAGGAAAAGACTGCGTTGAAAAAGAAACGCAAACAGCTGAAGGAACTGGAAGAACACAGGGACAAGCTGCAGGAATACGACAACCGTCTGAACACGCTACAGGACAGGAACTCCTATTCCAAAACGGACAAGGACGCTACTTTCATGAGAATGAAGGAGGATGCCATGCGTAACGGCCAGACAAAGCCCGGTTACAACCTCCAGATCGGCACCGAGAACCAGTTCATTACCGATTTTGCACTCTTTCCGAACCCTACGGATACACTGACCATGATACCTTTCCTGCAATCCTTCTCAAGCAGATATGACAGGTTGGCCCATACGGTGGTGGCCGATTCCGGCTACGGTTCTGAGGAGAATTACCGCTTCATGTCAGAAAACGGTATGGCGGGCTACGTCAAATACAACTACTTCCACATGGAACAGCGGCCGAGATTCAAACCGGACCCGTTCAGGGCGGAAAACTTCTACTACAATGAAGAACAAGACTTTTGTATCTGCCCCATGGGACAGAAGATGCAAAGGATAGGGACTAGACATGTGAAAACAGCATCCGGATATGTCAGCGAAAATGCCACGTACAGAGCCATCAGATGTGAAGGCTGTCCGCTAAGATGCCGATGTTTTAAAGCAAAGGGGAACAGAACGATAGAGTTGAATCACAGACTCAGAAGATACAAGCAAAAAGCCAAAGAGTTGCTCTGCTCAGAGGAAGGACTGAAACACAGAGGACAGAGATGCATAGAACCGGAAGCCGTGTTCGGACAAATGAAAAACAATATGAATTACAAACGTTTCCGCCATTTTGGAAAGGATAAGGTCTTCATGGACTTTTCCTTCTTTGCCATTGCCTTCAATATAAAAAAGATGTGTGCAAAAATGACTAAAGAAGGTATGGATTGGCTGATTAGACCGTTTTATGAGCTTACAGTTGCTCTATTTAGATGTTGCGAACACATAAACCAAAGAAATCCTCAAAATATCGCAGCTTAA
- a CDS encoding FecR family protein: MNKKLYEQIKALLADKLDEKEQKELFHHREFEERMHLQWNMDRQKELDDEVGRKMWKMVRQKCLDCQQQKKHVYIPYWLSVAAVALVLLLGATWMYFSGKKVNEAKDAFVEVVSKEGRLYMLPDSSRVWMHPGSSIRYPENFVQNRKVWLKGNSHFDVYKQEGKHFIVYIDRAFVEVKGTSFLINQEQANISKVTLFSGKVDFTIVGTEHTIEMKPSQELTFNAEKASVKVDEMQGVKWKDGNYEFTNVDLSSWIEIVGRIYNVKISLEHGQATKNLLNGRLRYNESLEEAIEKMCFSTGWRYRKENGEYIIFR, encoded by the coding sequence ATGAATAAGAAACTATATGAACAAATCAAAGCTTTATTAGCAGACAAACTGGATGAAAAAGAACAAAAGGAACTATTTCATCATCGAGAGTTTGAAGAAAGAATGCACCTGCAATGGAATATGGATCGACAAAAAGAACTTGACGATGAAGTAGGGCGAAAGATGTGGAAAATGGTAAGACAGAAATGTCTGGATTGCCAACAACAGAAAAAGCATGTTTATATACCATATTGGCTATCTGTGGCTGCCGTAGCTCTTGTTTTGCTACTTGGAGCAACTTGGATGTATTTCTCCGGAAAAAAGGTAAATGAGGCGAAAGATGCTTTTGTAGAAGTAGTATCAAAAGAAGGACGTCTATATATGCTGCCTGATAGTTCACGAGTTTGGATGCATCCGGGAAGTTCTATCCGTTATCCGGAGAATTTTGTTCAGAATAGAAAAGTGTGGTTGAAAGGAAATTCCCATTTTGATGTTTATAAACAGGAAGGCAAACATTTTATCGTATACATTGATAGGGCTTTTGTAGAAGTAAAAGGTACTTCTTTTTTAATTAATCAGGAACAGGCAAATATTTCTAAAGTCACTTTGTTTAGTGGTAAAGTCGATTTTACGATAGTAGGTACTGAGCATACTATTGAGATGAAACCTTCGCAAGAATTGACCTTCAACGCGGAGAAGGCAAGCGTGAAAGTGGATGAAATGCAAGGAGTGAAATGGAAAGATGGTAATTATGAATTTACAAATGTTGATTTAAGTTCATGGATTGAGATTGTAGGAAGAATATATAATGTAAAAATATCATTGGAACACGGACAGGCAACCAAGAATCTGTTAAATGGGCGTCTACGTTACAATGAGTCATTGGAAGAAGCTATTGAAAAAATGTGCTTCAGTACAGGGTGGCGATATAGAAAGGAAAATGGAGAATATATCATATTCCGTTAA
- a CDS encoding sulfatase family protein, whose amino-acid sequence MKQYALLAFLSPVASLLAVTGPAQSEKLKTKTNPQKQPNVIFIYADDLGYGDLECYGAKNVQTPHVNQLAESGVQFTNAHATAATSTPSRYSMLTGKYAWRVPGTGVAAGNAGMIIRPETYTLADVFKNSGYITGAIGKWHLGLGDKSGMQDWNAPLPTALGDLGFDYSYIMAATADRVPCVFIENGKVANYDPSAPIEVSYQKPFPGEPLGKDHPELLYNMKHSHGHDMAIVNGIGRIGYMKGGGKALWKDENIADSITAHAIDFIDKYKNQPFFLYFATNDVHVPRFPHERFRGKNKMGVRGDAIAQFDWTVGQIIAALDERGLRENTLIILSSDNGPVVDDGYDDHAEELLNGHSPAGPFRGNKYSAFEGGTAVPAIVSWPKEIPGSQISDALVSQIDWFASMAALINAKLPKGSAPDSQNRLNTWLGKDQTDRPWIIEESSTMSVRTKNWKYIEPNDGPAMITWGPKVETGNLKTPQLYDMRVREYEKENLADQHPEIVYEMQNILRRVRK is encoded by the coding sequence ATGAAACAGTATGCATTATTAGCTTTTCTTTCGCCAGTTGCAAGCCTATTGGCGGTTACAGGTCCGGCACAAAGCGAAAAGCTCAAAACCAAAACAAATCCTCAAAAGCAGCCAAACGTCATTTTTATCTATGCAGATGATCTGGGATATGGTGACCTCGAATGCTATGGAGCCAAAAACGTACAAACTCCCCATGTAAACCAATTGGCAGAAAGTGGTGTCCAATTCACCAATGCGCACGCCACTGCGGCAACAAGTACTCCTTCACGTTACTCCATGCTCACTGGAAAATATGCGTGGCGTGTACCGGGAACCGGTGTGGCAGCAGGTAATGCTGGTATGATTATCCGACCTGAAACTTACACGCTGGCAGATGTTTTTAAGAATTCCGGATATATCACCGGCGCTATCGGCAAATGGCATTTAGGATTGGGTGACAAATCGGGCATGCAAGACTGGAATGCTCCACTACCTACAGCACTGGGAGACTTGGGATTTGATTATTCCTATATTATGGCAGCCACAGCGGATCGCGTACCATGCGTGTTTATTGAAAACGGTAAAGTAGCCAACTACGACCCTTCTGCTCCTATTGAGGTTAGTTATCAAAAGCCATTCCCTGGCGAACCATTAGGGAAAGATCATCCGGAACTGTTGTACAATATGAAACATAGTCATGGGCACGACATGGCTATTGTCAACGGAATTGGTCGCATAGGATACATGAAAGGTGGTGGCAAAGCATTATGGAAAGATGAAAATATAGCCGACTCCATCACCGCACATGCTATTGATTTTATCGACAAGTACAAAAACCAGCCTTTTTTCTTGTATTTTGCTACAAACGACGTACATGTACCACGTTTTCCACATGAACGTTTTAGAGGTAAGAATAAAATGGGAGTACGTGGTGATGCTATTGCCCAATTTGACTGGACAGTGGGACAAATAATAGCAGCTCTTGACGAACGGGGATTACGAGAAAACACATTAATTATCCTCTCTAGTGACAATGGTCCGGTAGTTGACGACGGTTATGATGACCATGCTGAGGAATTGCTTAACGGACATAGTCCTGCAGGTCCTTTTCGTGGTAATAAATACAGCGCATTTGAAGGAGGAACGGCGGTACCTGCAATTGTCAGTTGGCCGAAAGAAATCCCCGGTTCGCAAATTTCCGACGCCTTAGTATCACAAATCGACTGGTTTGCATCAATGGCTGCTCTAATCAATGCAAAATTACCAAAAGGAAGTGCGCCAGATAGCCAGAACCGCTTAAACACATGGCTCGGAAAGGATCAAACGGATCGCCCATGGATTATAGAAGAATCTTCAACCATGTCTGTACGTACCAAAAATTGGAAATATATTGAACCAAACGATGGACCTGCCATGATTACCTGGGGCCCAAAAGTAGAGACTGGAAATTTGAAAACTCCTCAACTTTATGACATGAGAGTTAGAGAATATGAAAAGGAAAACCTTGCGGACCAACACCCCGAAATAGTCTACGAAATGCAGAATATTCTGAGACGAGTTAGAAAATAG